One genomic window of Methanosalsum zhilinae DSM 4017 includes the following:
- a CDS encoding Mrp/NBP35 family ATP-binding protein: MKRQKMYTSENILSGKQNSNIADNLKNVKHRIIVMSGKGGVGKSTVATHLASSLAHRGFQVGLLDGDIHGPSVPKMYGINAAATGEKRKGLDPFKVTDNLKIMSIELLVNSNDTPVIWRGPVKIRVIRQFLQDVKWGSLDFLIVDLPPGTGDEALTIAKFMPECDGVIIVTTPQEVALNSVIKSINFARSLKLPVLGLVENMSSATCNICHNRIDLFSSGAVVDTCKKYNIPLIARLPLENEISRNADKGSVSSYAQKTSQWTECFRNIVDIVAEIDTR, encoded by the coding sequence ATGAAACGGCAAAAGATGTATACTTCTGAAAATATTCTCTCAGGAAAACAGAATTCAAATATAGCTGATAACCTGAAGAATGTAAAACATCGAATAATTGTCATGAGTGGAAAGGGCGGAGTTGGAAAAAGTACAGTTGCCACACACCTGGCATCCAGTCTGGCACATAGAGGATTTCAGGTAGGCCTGCTTGACGGGGATATACACGGGCCCAGTGTACCAAAGATGTATGGTATCAATGCTGCAGCTACTGGTGAAAAAAGAAAAGGTCTTGATCCCTTCAAGGTAACGGATAATCTAAAGATCATGTCAATCGAATTGCTGGTAAACAGTAACGATACCCCAGTTATATGGAGGGGGCCGGTCAAGATAAGGGTTATCAGACAATTCCTGCAGGATGTAAAGTGGGGCAGTCTTGATTTTTTAATTGTGGACCTGCCGCCTGGCACAGGTGATGAGGCACTGACCATTGCAAAATTTATGCCTGAATGTGACGGCGTGATCATAGTCACAACACCGCAGGAAGTGGCGCTTAACAGTGTAATAAAATCCATCAATTTTGCCAGGTCATTGAAATTACCTGTTCTGGGACTTGTTGAAAATATGAGCAGTGCAACCTGTAACATATGCCATAATAGAATTGACCTATTTTCCAGTGGTGCTGTAGTGGATACCTGCAAAAAATATAATATCCCGCTTATTGCAAGGCTTCCACTTGAAAACGAAATTTCCAGAAATGCAGATAAAGGCTCTGTGAGTTCATATGCTCAGAAAACATCACAATGGACCGAGTGTTTCAGGAATATAGTGGACATAGTCGCAGAAATTGATACACGATGA
- a CDS encoding DUF21 domain-containing protein — protein sequence MELTWIFIVLCLIQSGLFAGLTIGLFGLSRLKLEIESEAGSKNAKKILEVREDSNFLLTTLLWGNVAVNVLIALLTESVMSGAAAFAFSTIGITCFGEIVPQAYFSRHTLRVGAYMIPMIKFYQILLYPVAKPSAILLDRWLGKEELQLFRERSLMVMLEKHIESSKTDIGKLEGLGALNFLAMDDVRIENEGSIIDPRSIISIPFRGNYPVFPDIKRDPDDPFLQRIQSSGKKWVIITDEDDDPRMVIDADDFLRDAIYKEGPFYTLNYCHTPVIVTSPDTRLEQVIRRLKVYPLHEKDHVIDLDLIIYWAEDENQRRIITGSDILGRLLRGIVLRVY from the coding sequence ATGGAACTAACATGGATATTTATTGTACTCTGTCTCATACAGTCGGGATTATTTGCAGGACTTACCATAGGATTATTCGGACTCAGCCGACTAAAGCTTGAAATTGAATCCGAGGCTGGTAGTAAGAACGCTAAAAAGATCCTTGAGGTCAGGGAAGATTCCAATTTTCTCCTAACAACACTGCTGTGGGGTAACGTTGCAGTTAACGTACTGATTGCACTGCTCACTGAATCGGTTATGAGCGGTGCTGCAGCATTTGCATTCTCTACCATTGGCATTACCTGTTTTGGTGAGATCGTACCCCAGGCATATTTCTCCCGCCACACACTGCGTGTGGGAGCTTATATGATCCCGATGATAAAATTCTATCAGATACTGCTCTATCCGGTAGCAAAGCCATCGGCCATACTTCTGGACCGGTGGCTTGGGAAGGAAGAACTCCAGCTTTTCAGGGAAAGATCACTTATGGTAATGCTGGAGAAACATATCGAATCTTCAAAGACGGATATCGGTAAGCTGGAAGGTCTTGGAGCGCTTAATTTCCTTGCAATGGATGATGTGAGAATTGAGAATGAAGGTTCCATTATTGATCCCCGGAGTATAATATCAATTCCATTTAGAGGAAATTATCCTGTATTTCCGGATATCAAAAGAGATCCTGATGATCCTTTCCTCCAGAGAATTCAGTCTTCCGGGAAAAAGTGGGTCATAATAACCGATGAAGATGATGATCCCAGAATGGTTATCGATGCAGATGATTTCCTAAGGGATGCAATATATAAAGAAGGACCATTCTATACACTCAACTACTGCCACACTCCTGTTATAGTAACATCTCCTGACACCAGGCTGGAACAGGTAATACGCAGATTAAAGGTCTATCCGCTACACGAAAAAGATCATGTGATCGACCTTGACCTGATTATATACTGGGCAGAGGATGAGAACCAGAGGAGGATAATAACGGGATCTGATATTCTCGGGCGACTGCTCAGAGGCATTGTACTGAGAGTATATTGA
- a CDS encoding DUF21 domain-containing protein — MIVTWILICLCLLQSAVFSGLTIGLFGLSRLKLEIEAGSDNINAQKILKVRKDSNFLLTTLLWGNVAVNVLIALLTESVMSGAAAFAFSTLVITVFGEIMPQAYLSRHALRIGVYLVPMIRFYQILLYPVAKPSAILLDKWLGKEELQLLKERAFTFMLQKHIKSTKTDIGKLEGLGAINFLAMDDVKIEKEGSIINSESIITLPFRNSKPLFPHVEKNPDDPFLKQVQSSGKKWVIVTDETDQARMVIDADSFVRDAIYKPGPFYPLTHCHHPVIVTSPSTRLEQVIRRLKVYPLHERDHVIDLDLIIYWAEDKNQRRIITGSDILGRLLKGIVTRVE, encoded by the coding sequence ATGATCGTAACATGGATACTGATATGCCTCTGTCTGCTCCAATCAGCGGTTTTTTCAGGACTTACAATAGGACTATTTGGACTCAGCAGACTGAAACTTGAAATTGAGGCTGGTTCTGACAACATCAATGCACAGAAGATCCTCAAAGTAAGGAAAGATTCCAATTTTCTCCTCACAACACTGCTGTGGGGTAACGTTGCAGTTAACGTACTGATTGCACTGCTCACTGAATCAGTTATGAGCGGTGCTGCAGCATTTGCATTCTCTACCCTGGTGATCACTGTTTTTGGAGAAATCATGCCCCAGGCATACCTCTCCCGCCATGCTCTGAGAATAGGAGTATATCTTGTCCCAATGATCAGGTTCTATCAGATACTGTTATATCCAGTAGCAAAGCCATCAGCAATACTGCTGGATAAATGGCTTGGGAAGGAGGAATTACAGCTTCTCAAGGAAAGAGCATTCACTTTCATGCTGCAAAAGCATATCAAGTCAACCAAAACAGATATAGGGAAACTGGAGGGTCTTGGTGCCATCAACTTCCTTGCAATGGATGATGTGAAAATAGAAAAAGAAGGATCCATCATTAATTCGGAAAGCATAATCACACTTCCTTTCAGAAATAGCAAGCCTCTCTTTCCCCATGTGGAAAAAAACCCAGATGATCCCTTCCTGAAACAGGTTCAGTCCTCAGGGAAAAAATGGGTAATAGTAACCGATGAAACCGATCAGGCAAGAATGGTTATTGATGCAGACAGCTTTGTCAGGGATGCGATATACAAACCAGGACCATTCTATCCACTCACCCATTGCCATCATCCAGTCATTGTAACCTCGCCCAGCACCCGCCTGGAGCAGGTAATACGCAGATTAAAAGTATATCCACTACATGAAAGGGATCACGTGATCGACCTTGACCTGATCATATACTGGGCAGAGGACAAAAATCAGAGAAGAATAATAACAGGCTCGGATATCCTGGGTAGACTTCTCAAAGGAATTGTTACAAGAGTAGAATGA
- the thiL gene encoding thiamine-phosphate kinase, which yields MNSFTPVSSVGERELIRRLSRIFYQDSNRDVLIGPGKDDCAVLSAGDGECIVVTTDMLHRTTDFPQQMSGWQIGWMSAAVNLSDIAAMGANPCGILAAIGLQSDCDVGFVEEIARGLHACAASCGTSVIGGDIDTHDELTITGTAVGKVSEDRLLTRKGAKPGDMVCVTGYAGSAGAALYALENNIETSESLLKKLFEPIPRVRESLSLADSGAVTSMMDTSDGIAISLYDLADASDVGFIIYEDRLPLQDDLKQLIHEPERLLDYSLYSGGDFELLFTLSPEKVSDATKTCDFTIIGKVAEKDMGITLERPQANNLSISRKGYLQLKDTD from the coding sequence ATGAATTCATTTACTCCTGTATCCTCTGTAGGTGAGAGAGAACTTATAAGGCGTCTCTCCAGAATATTTTACCAGGACTCAAACCGGGATGTCCTGATAGGTCCCGGAAAGGATGACTGTGCTGTTCTTTCAGCCGGTGATGGTGAATGTATTGTGGTAACCACTGATATGCTTCACAGAACAACTGATTTTCCACAGCAGATGTCAGGATGGCAGATAGGCTGGATGTCTGCTGCTGTAAACCTTAGTGATATTGCTGCCATGGGTGCAAATCCCTGCGGAATTCTTGCTGCAATAGGCTTGCAATCCGACTGTGATGTTGGATTTGTGGAGGAGATTGCCAGGGGACTGCATGCATGTGCAGCTTCCTGTGGAACTTCTGTTATAGGTGGGGATATTGATACCCATGATGAGCTGACCATCACCGGAACGGCAGTTGGAAAAGTGTCAGAGGATCGATTGCTTACAAGAAAAGGTGCAAAACCAGGTGATATGGTATGTGTTACAGGCTATGCAGGTTCGGCAGGTGCTGCTCTTTATGCCCTTGAAAATAATATAGAAACCAGTGAATCATTGCTAAAAAAGCTGTTTGAACCCATACCAAGGGTCAGGGAATCTCTCTCCCTTGCAGACTCAGGTGCCGTCACATCAATGATGGATACCAGTGACGGGATAGCAATTTCTCTCTATGATCTTGCAGATGCTTCAGATGTAGGCTTTATTATCTATGAGGACAGACTGCCTCTTCAGGACGATTTAAAGCAACTCATACATGAACCGGAAAGACTCCTTGATTATTCTCTCTATTCAGGCGGTGATTTTGAACTCCTGTTCACACTCAGCCCTGAAAAAGTCTCTGACGCCACAAAAACATGTGATTTTACAATAATCGGTAAGGTAGCTGAAAAGGACATGGGAATAACACTTGAACGCCCACAGGCAAATAACCTTTCTATTAGTAGAAAGGGTTATCTGCAATTAAAGGATACGGATTGA
- a CDS encoding S-layer protein domain-containing protein: protein MAASENNSATIDPSTSTFDKKLSEQENVTTTITWNDAENVTLIEVDGSPLENNTDYKITDDDDSNATLIILKEYLSEQDTGNIDFSIFFNVGDSSTFTITIEDSTESATIAPSTSTFDKKLSEQENVTTTITWNDAENVTLIEVDGSPLENNTDYKITDDDDSNATLIILKEYLSEQDTGNIDFSIFFNVGDFSTFTITIEDSTPKPATIEPTNANFDRDKPEDLITVITWNDAENVTLIEVDGSPLENNTDYKITDDDGSTATLTILKEYLNKQDTGDIELLIDFDIGEAKFTITIHPKGYSTGNRIWDADHNLSLKYEWNAKSFSGFYYDLDTGMSSESMTIELLDYNNRRVDDGNLRYITEPVMTGFEYGGFGDYQVIGFMADRYFAGYTAANTTFLNRDVSMMADGQLSKVLIDTDDRRSVFTGSSLVLEDGYVINIVEIDVSGDRVFLTLSRDGREVDSAILSSGDIYVYERDIGHTDDVPVIAARISSVFRGTETNAVFIEGIFQISDDYVSIEQGEKFGRMEISSISETSIEMRNDGSFNLRQGTTIDIMGDLKFIVADSGTIRFAPFVDITEPGVHEIRGTVAENEGLTWTPLNFEGFYYDIDEGLMTESLELDYSGRSVGDGDLRYETVPALVSFEQSNFGSYEVIGFMAEKYFAGYTAANTTFLNRDVSMMADGQLSKVLLDNDNRRTLYTGSSLVLEEGYVLRIQEIDLDGNNVLVSLTKDGSEVDSYAIVGAGQNYVYERDLGSADDVPIIIVKIDSIFRGTETNAIFIGGIFQISDDYQLIETGDKFGKMEVDSITENRIVMTNDGGFSLSRGSTIDIMGDIKFKVADDHPDVRYYPFVERTIAGDSLDLDMPSTAVMDSTLTITVTSRGAGVEDVNVRFGGENIGTTDRDGELRYIPTEAGTFTVEAQKTGYISATGNVEVISPDDEDRMMSIEVSPETIYEGSSMEIRIVTAIGAEPMEGVEVFYDGNSMGLTDEDGTVDPRTAREPGMHKITAYKEGYLEAERNIEVIALEADFEFSNLVISPEEVRQGRDVTISVDVENTGTAEGEYNVDLMINGNVTDTKLISLGVGNSTTLEFVHTAGEPGNYTVNVNGLEGTFEVIEGRSIFWYVLGVLIIAGAAGTAYMFTAGGWTVEMLRARLMELTSQISEMIDQIRSR from the coding sequence ATGGCAGCATCAGAAAATAACAGTGCTACTATTGACCCTTCAACTTCAACATTTGATAAAAAGCTCTCAGAACAAGAAAATGTTACTACCACTATTACCTGGAATGATGCAGAAAATGTGACCCTTATTGAGGTCGATGGTTCTCCCCTTGAGAATAATACCGATTATAAAATTACGGATGACGATGACTCTAACGCTACATTAATTATCTTAAAAGAGTATTTAAGTGAGCAGGATACGGGTAATATTGATTTTTCAATATTTTTCAATGTAGGTGATTCTTCTACTTTTACTATTACAATTGAGGATAGTACCGAATCCGCTACTATTGCCCCCTCAACTTCAACATTTGATAAAAAGCTCTCAGAACAAGAAAATGTTACTACCACTATTACCTGGAATGATGCAGAAAATGTGACCCTTATTGAGGTCGATGGTTCTCCCCTTGAGAATAATACCGATTATAAAATTACGGATGACGATGACTCTAACGCTACATTAATTATCTTAAAAGAGTATTTAAGTGAGCAGGATACGGGTAATATTGATTTTTCAATATTTTTCAATGTAGGTGATTTCTCTACTTTTACTATTACAATTGAGGATAGTACACCAAAACCTGCAACAATTGAACCTACTAATGCAAACTTCGATAGAGATAAACCTGAAGATTTAATAACTGTTATTACCTGGAATGATGCAGAAAATGTGACCCTTATTGAGGTCGATGGTTCTCCCCTTGAGAATAATACCGATTATAAAATTACGGATGACGATGGCTCTACTGCTACATTAACTATCTTAAAAGAGTATTTAAATAAGCAAGATACCGGTGATATTGAACTTTTAATCGACTTTGATATTGGTGAGGCTAAGTTTACTATAACTATTCATCCAAAAGGCTACTCCACAGGTAACCGAATATGGGATGCTGACCACAATCTTTCTTTAAAATATGAGTGGAATGCCAAAAGCTTTTCAGGCTTTTACTATGACCTGGATACTGGAATGAGTTCTGAAAGCATGACTATAGAGCTTTTAGACTATAACAATCGAAGAGTAGATGATGGAAATCTAAGATATATAACTGAACCTGTGATGACCGGATTTGAATATGGCGGTTTTGGTGATTATCAGGTGATTGGCTTTATGGCTGACAGATACTTTGCCGGATATACTGCTGCTAATACTACTTTCCTGAATCGTGATGTCAGCATGATGGCAGATGGTCAGCTTTCAAAGGTTCTGATTGATACCGATGACAGGCGTTCAGTATTCACCGGTTCATCTCTGGTTCTTGAAGATGGGTATGTGATCAATATTGTGGAGATAGATGTAAGTGGTGACCGTGTTTTCCTGACACTGAGCCGGGATGGAAGGGAGGTTGACAGTGCCATTCTTTCATCAGGTGATATCTATGTGTATGAGAGGGATATTGGTCATACTGATGACGTACCTGTGATTGCAGCCCGCATTTCAAGTGTTTTCAGAGGAACTGAGACAAACGCTGTGTTTATTGAAGGTATTTTCCAGATATCTGATGATTACGTTTCCATTGAACAGGGTGAAAAGTTTGGCAGAATGGAGATATCGTCCATAAGTGAAACCTCAATTGAGATGAGAAATGATGGCTCCTTTAATCTTCGCCAGGGAACTACAATTGACATAATGGGTGACCTTAAATTTATTGTTGCAGATTCTGGTACAATCAGGTTTGCACCATTTGTGGATATTACAGAACCAGGTGTACATGAGATCCGGGGAACAGTTGCAGAAAACGAGGGCCTGACATGGACTCCATTGAACTTCGAAGGGTTCTATTATGATATAGATGAAGGATTGATGACAGAGTCTCTGGAACTTGACTACAGTGGTAGATCTGTAGGGGATGGAGACCTTAGATATGAAACTGTACCTGCACTTGTAAGCTTTGAACAGAGCAACTTTGGATCGTATGAAGTAATTGGATTTATGGCAGAGAAGTATTTTGCAGGTTATACCGCAGCTAATACTACTTTCCTGAATCGTGATGTCAGCATGATGGCAGATGGTCAGCTGTCAAAAGTGCTTCTTGATAATGATAATCGCAGGACCCTGTACACTGGCTCTTCTCTGGTTCTGGAAGAAGGATATGTTCTAAGGATACAGGAGATCGACCTTGACGGTAATAATGTACTGGTATCCCTGACAAAGGACGGCTCAGAGGTTGATTCCTATGCTATTGTGGGAGCTGGTCAGAATTATGTATATGAGAGGGACCTTGGATCAGCTGACGATGTTCCAATAATCATTGTAAAGATCGATAGCATTTTCAGGGGTACTGAGACCAATGCTATTTTCATTGGTGGTATCTTCCAGATATCCGATGATTATCAGCTGATCGAAACTGGTGATAAATTTGGAAAGATGGAAGTTGATTCCATAACCGAAAACCGTATTGTTATGACAAACGACGGTGGATTTTCACTTAGCAGAGGCAGTACAATTGATATCATGGGAGATATCAAATTCAAAGTAGCTGATGATCATCCTGATGTAAGATACTATCCATTTGTTGAGCGAACAATTGCAGGTGATTCTCTTGATCTGGACATGCCATCAACAGCGGTTATGGATTCCACACTCACCATAACTGTAACTTCAAGAGGTGCAGGGGTTGAGGATGTTAATGTCAGATTTGGTGGAGAGAATATTGGAACCACAGACAGGGATGGTGAACTTAGATATATACCAACAGAGGCAGGTACTTTTACAGTGGAGGCCCAGAAAACTGGATATATCTCAGCTACAGGAAATGTTGAGGTTATTTCTCCTGATGATGAAGATCGCATGATGAGCATTGAGGTGTCACCTGAGACCATATACGAGGGCAGTTCAATGGAGATCAGAATTGTCACTGCTATTGGTGCTGAACCCATGGAAGGTGTGGAGGTATTCTATGATGGTAATTCTATGGGACTGACCGATGAAGATGGTACTGTGGACCCCAGAACTGCCCGAGAGCCCGGAATGCATAAAATAACTGCGTACAAGGAAGGTTATCTTGAGGCAGAGAGGAATATTGAGGTCATTGCTCTGGAGGCAGATTTTGAATTCTCCAATCTTGTGATCTCTCCTGAAGAGGTCAGACAGGGCAGGGATGTTACAATTTCTGTGGATGTTGAAAATACAGGGACTGCAGAGGGTGAATACAATGTTGATCTCATGATCAATGGAAATGTAACCGATACAAAGCTGATATCCCTTGGTGTAGGTAATTCAACAACACTGGAATTTGTGCATACAGCGGGTGAGCCAGGTAACTATACTGTAAATGTTAATGGACTGGAAGGAACTTTTGAAGTTATTGAGGGCAGGAGCATATTCTGGTATGTACTGGGAGTTCTGATCATTGCCGGTGCAGCTGGCACAGCATACATGTTCACGGCAGGAGGATGGACTGTTGAGATGCTCAGGGCCCGATTAATGGAACTTACATCACAGATATCAGAAATGATTGATCAGATAAGATCCAGATAA
- a CDS encoding winged helix-turn-helix domain-containing protein, protein MNFGNGGIKIRRSRTDIVLDILNIASNGATKTKIVYGANLNSSIAKKYINDLKDKGLIEQRSNIFVMTEKGKEYRDLTKELLTYWDQKPRM, encoded by the coding sequence ATAAACTTTGGGAACGGGGGTATTAAAATTCGCAGAAGCAGAACAGATATAGTACTGGATATATTGAACATAGCTTCAAACGGAGCTACAAAGACAAAGATCGTATACGGAGCAAACCTTAACTCAAGCATTGCAAAGAAGTACATAAATGATCTGAAAGATAAAGGGTTGATCGAACAGAGAAGCAACATCTTTGTTATGACTGAGAAGGGTAAAGAATACAGAGATTTAACAAAAGAACTTTTAACTTACTGGGATCAAAAGCCCAGAATGTAA